A region of Salinibacter sp. 10B DNA encodes the following proteins:
- a CDS encoding BatA domain-containing protein: MSFLNPFALLAMAAVVVPLFLHLFNLRQPATVDFSSLAFVKELQETAVQRVRIKEWLLLALRMLAIASLVMAFAQPTLTGDLAGVGSSVRTAHALVVDNSLSMQVEGEQGGLALDRAKAKGQGMLDTVEEGDEVLVWPTAQSGQGAPSLGTNVGVARETLSNLEPRAGASALARAVVRAGEAVAKSEAPRRIVYVAGDFQRSTLGDSVATQLPDGVQIRLLPVETRDPANVGITDVTVTSRIAEEGQPVQLEATLVNYGRETLTDYVASVYLEGQRVAQATTTLEPGLETTVSFTVTPQQRGWLRGAVETEEDDFPADDRHHFTLNVPQERRILVVRGNGQQTRYVDLALSSEMIADRIAFRTTGIDEGTLASAELGRYEAVLLVGPRTLSTGEVDALSRYVERGGGILLFPSEQAGPEAYNPLLTALDAGTIQGVSGTPAGQQSIASFARVDLEHPLFEGVFNRERRPDAQVEQPQIYYTMNLRPSGRSGQTLIELTSGLPFLHEVRHGGGALLWMAVAPTPRWSDLPVRGLFIPFLYRSVYYLSAGTSVSGEQLVAGAPGELRISGLAPGTSLRLVGPGGTERAPEQRSLFGATLLQVGRTLHTPGVYDIQAGERLVRRIAVNVDPAESDLRIAPVDSAASHLQSVLGATVQSVSGTGAADVAQTLRTRQAGTEIWNVFLLLALIFLVTEMLVASQWRPETAAT, translated from the coding sequence GTGTCGTTTCTGAATCCGTTTGCACTCCTCGCAATGGCGGCAGTGGTCGTGCCGCTGTTCCTGCACCTGTTCAACCTGCGCCAGCCCGCCACGGTCGATTTCAGTTCCCTGGCGTTCGTGAAAGAGCTCCAGGAGACGGCGGTGCAGCGCGTGCGCATTAAGGAATGGCTGCTTCTGGCCTTGCGGATGCTGGCGATTGCGAGCCTGGTTATGGCGTTTGCGCAGCCCACCCTTACCGGTGATCTGGCCGGCGTCGGCTCCTCGGTTCGAACGGCCCACGCGCTGGTGGTGGACAACTCATTGTCCATGCAAGTAGAAGGGGAGCAGGGCGGCTTGGCGCTCGACCGAGCGAAGGCGAAGGGGCAGGGAATGTTGGACACGGTCGAAGAGGGCGATGAAGTACTGGTCTGGCCTACGGCGCAAAGCGGACAGGGGGCGCCGTCCCTAGGGACGAACGTCGGGGTAGCACGAGAGACCCTGTCCAACCTGGAGCCTCGCGCGGGCGCTTCCGCACTGGCCCGAGCGGTCGTGCGGGCCGGAGAGGCTGTGGCGAAATCGGAGGCCCCCCGTCGCATCGTCTATGTGGCAGGCGATTTCCAGCGCAGCACGCTCGGGGATTCGGTGGCCACACAGCTTCCGGACGGCGTGCAGATACGTCTTCTACCGGTCGAGACTCGGGACCCGGCGAACGTGGGCATTACGGACGTAACGGTGACGAGCCGGATTGCAGAAGAAGGGCAGCCGGTTCAACTCGAAGCGACCCTCGTGAATTACGGGAGGGAAACGCTTACCGACTACGTCGCCAGTGTATATTTGGAAGGACAGCGCGTAGCTCAGGCCACGACCACTCTGGAGCCGGGGCTGGAGACGACGGTTTCGTTTACAGTGACACCGCAGCAGCGGGGTTGGCTCCGCGGCGCCGTCGAAACGGAAGAGGACGACTTTCCCGCCGATGATCGGCACCACTTTACGCTCAACGTGCCCCAGGAGCGGCGGATACTGGTGGTACGGGGCAACGGGCAGCAGACCCGGTACGTGGACCTTGCGCTCTCGTCGGAGATGATTGCGGACCGCATTGCATTTCGAACGACGGGCATCGACGAGGGGACGCTCGCGTCGGCCGAGCTGGGGAGGTATGAGGCGGTGCTCCTCGTGGGGCCGCGCACGCTGTCGACTGGGGAGGTCGATGCACTGTCCCGATACGTAGAGCGGGGCGGAGGGATCTTGCTCTTTCCGAGTGAGCAGGCCGGGCCGGAGGCCTACAATCCGCTCCTTACTGCCCTTGATGCGGGGACGATTCAGGGCGTAAGTGGCACGCCGGCTGGTCAGCAGTCCATTGCGTCGTTTGCACGAGTGGATTTGGAGCACCCGCTGTTCGAAGGGGTATTCAACCGAGAACGGCGGCCGGATGCACAGGTGGAGCAACCGCAGATCTACTACACGATGAATCTGCGGCCCTCTGGACGTTCGGGGCAGACGCTCATCGAACTCACGAGCGGCCTCCCGTTCCTTCACGAGGTGCGTCACGGGGGCGGGGCGCTGCTGTGGATGGCCGTTGCGCCCACGCCTCGATGGAGTGATCTGCCGGTCCGGGGGCTGTTCATCCCCTTCCTTTATCGGTCGGTCTACTACCTCTCAGCAGGGACCTCCGTCTCCGGCGAGCAGTTGGTGGCCGGGGCGCCCGGCGAACTGCGGATTTCTGGACTCGCGCCGGGGACCTCGCTCCGACTCGTGGGGCCGGGCGGAACGGAGAGAGCGCCCGAGCAGCGCAGCCTCTTTGGGGCTACGCTCCTGCAGGTGGGGCGCACACTCCATACGCCGGGCGTCTACGATATACAGGCAGGGGAGCGGCTCGTGCGTCGGATCGCGGTGAATGTGGATCCGGCAGAGTCGGATCTCCGAATCGCACCCGTCGATAGTGCAGCATCGCATCTGCAATCGGTGCTAGGGGCGACCGTCCAGTCCGTGTCTGGCACCGGGGCGGCGGACGTTGCACAAACGCTGCGGACCCGGCAAGCAGGCACCGAGATTTGGAACGTCTTTTTGCTCCTGGCGTTGATTTTCCTCGTTACTGAGATGCTTGTGGCGAGTCAGTGGCGTCCCGAGACGGCCGCAACGTAA
- a CDS encoding class I SAM-dependent methyltransferase has translation MSRKTLGLPDDLHEYLLSVSLRESEIMTRLRKDMAEHPESQMQIAPEQAQFFQFLVRLIGARRSLEIGVFTGYSALAVAEVLPPNGTLVACDVSEEYTDVARRYWREAGVEERIDLRIAPAEETLSELLDNGQAGTFDFVFIDADKESYDTYYEQSLQLLRPGGVLALDNMFRGGQVTEPAPDDESIQAIRRLNEKLHGDERIDLTVLPLADGVTLAMKR, from the coding sequence ATGTCTCGCAAAACCCTTGGCCTTCCCGACGACCTCCACGAGTACCTCCTTTCGGTCTCCCTCCGCGAGTCGGAGATAATGACACGACTCCGGAAAGACATGGCCGAGCATCCGGAGTCACAGATGCAGATTGCCCCGGAGCAGGCGCAGTTCTTCCAGTTTCTCGTGCGGCTCATTGGCGCGCGGCGATCCCTGGAGATAGGGGTCTTTACTGGCTACAGTGCGCTCGCCGTGGCCGAGGTGCTGCCCCCGAATGGGACGCTAGTGGCCTGTGATGTCAGCGAGGAGTATACCGATGTGGCGCGGCGCTACTGGCGAGAGGCCGGAGTGGAGGAGCGCATCGATCTGCGCATCGCGCCGGCTGAGGAGACGCTGTCGGAGTTGCTGGACAACGGACAGGCGGGAACGTTCGATTTTGTCTTCATCGACGCCGACAAGGAGTCGTACGATACCTACTATGAACAGTCCTTACAGTTGCTGCGTCCCGGTGGGGTCCTTGCCCTTGACAATATGTTTCGCGGAGGACAAGTCACCGAGCCGGCCCCCGATGATGAAAGCATTCAGGCCATCCGGAGACTTAACGAGAAGCTACATGGGGACGAGCGCATTGACCTGACCGTCCTCCCGCTGGCCGACGGCGTAACGCTGGCAATGAAGCGGTAA
- the rtcA gene encoding RNA 3'-terminal phosphate cyclase, with protein MIEIDGSMGEGGGQIVRTALSLSLTTQRSIRLTNIRTNRSRPGLRPQHVAAVQAAATIGEAAVSEVQEGTRTLTFEPSTVVPGTYRFDVGTAGSAILVLQTALLPLLTAPRSSRVTVTGGTHNRFAPPFDFFAATFLPIVERMGPTLRATLDRPGFYPKGGGRCTVDVQPVGELEPLTLTERGASRPFRIRAIVANLPRHIAEREIATLQEALSVEIGETRIDTPSSLSAGNALLLEVPFQHVTEVISGIGEKGLPAEQVAMGVAEAAESYLDAEVPVGPHLADQLLLPLALGGGQFRTTALTTHTQTNAAVIERFLGNCFSVVDATDGWSISASPHS; from the coding sequence ATGATTGAAATTGACGGTTCCATGGGAGAGGGGGGCGGGCAAATCGTGCGAACGGCTCTCAGCCTGTCCCTCACGACACAGCGGTCCATCCGTCTCACGAATATTCGGACCAACCGCTCGCGTCCTGGCCTGCGCCCACAGCACGTGGCTGCCGTACAGGCTGCCGCGACCATCGGAGAGGCCGCGGTCTCGGAAGTGCAAGAGGGCACCCGAACACTCACGTTCGAGCCGTCGACGGTCGTGCCCGGTACCTACCGCTTCGACGTCGGCACGGCCGGCAGTGCGATCCTCGTACTGCAGACGGCCCTGCTCCCGCTTCTCACAGCCCCCCGCTCATCCCGCGTCACCGTTACGGGCGGCACCCACAACCGCTTTGCTCCCCCGTTCGACTTCTTCGCGGCTACGTTTCTTCCGATCGTCGAGCGGATGGGACCCACACTGCGCGCCACACTCGACCGTCCCGGCTTTTATCCGAAGGGGGGCGGCCGCTGCACGGTGGACGTGCAGCCAGTGGGCGAGCTGGAGCCACTTACCCTCACGGAGCGCGGGGCCTCACGACCCTTCCGGATTCGGGCCATTGTTGCGAATCTGCCCCGTCACATCGCTGAACGGGAAATCGCAACGTTGCAGGAAGCCCTGTCGGTTGAGATTGGGGAGACGCGCATCGACACGCCGTCGTCCCTGAGTGCGGGCAATGCCCTGTTGTTGGAGGTGCCGTTTCAGCACGTAACCGAGGTCATAAGCGGTATTGGGGAAAAGGGGCTGCCCGCCGAACAGGTGGCGATGGGGGTGGCGGAGGCGGCAGAGTCGTATCTGGATGCCGAGGTGCCGGTGGGTCCGCATCTCGCCGATCAACTGCTGTTGCCGCTGGCGCTGGGCGGAGGACAGTTTCGCACGACGGCCCTCACCACGCACACGCAGACGAACGCCGCTGTCATTGAGCGCTTCCTCGGGAATTGCTTTTCGGTGGTCGATGCGACGGATGGATGGAGCATCTCGGCTTCTCCCCATTCCTGA
- a CDS encoding ZIP family metal transporter — protein sequence MGAFLAAWFRDLSPLLQSLLAGCFTWGVTALGASVVFVTRQVNRKLLDAMMGFAAGVMIAASFWSLLVPSIEMAEAQGVAGWIPAVIGFLVGGVFLRVADALLPHLHPGAKLSEAEGLDTSWRRATLLVLAITLHNIPEGLAVGVTFGAAALQLEVATGATLAAAITLAIGIGLQNFPEGIAVSMPLRGEGISRGRSFWYGQLSGVVEPLSAVGGAAAVLAVRPALPYALSFAAGAMIYVVVEELIPESQRHGNTDLATMGAMTGFAVMMVMDVALG from the coding sequence ATGGGCGCTTTTCTCGCAGCATGGTTTCGGGATCTCTCGCCCCTACTTCAATCACTCCTTGCCGGATGCTTCACGTGGGGCGTGACGGCCCTCGGAGCTTCCGTGGTGTTCGTGACTCGACAGGTAAACCGAAAGCTCCTCGACGCCATGATGGGGTTTGCCGCAGGCGTCATGATCGCAGCCAGTTTTTGGTCCCTCCTTGTCCCCTCCATCGAAATGGCCGAAGCACAGGGCGTCGCGGGGTGGATTCCTGCCGTGATCGGGTTCCTGGTTGGCGGGGTCTTCCTGCGCGTGGCCGATGCCCTCCTGCCCCACCTCCACCCAGGAGCCAAACTCTCGGAGGCAGAAGGGCTAGATACGTCTTGGCGCCGCGCCACGCTGCTCGTACTGGCCATCACGCTCCACAACATCCCCGAAGGGCTGGCCGTGGGCGTTACGTTCGGGGCCGCCGCCCTTCAGTTGGAGGTGGCCACAGGGGCCACGCTGGCCGCTGCAATTACGCTTGCCATAGGCATTGGACTTCAAAACTTCCCGGAGGGCATTGCCGTGTCTATGCCGTTGCGGGGAGAGGGCATCTCGCGAGGCCGCAGCTTCTGGTACGGCCAGCTGTCCGGGGTGGTAGAGCCACTCTCGGCCGTGGGCGGAGCCGCTGCCGTGCTCGCCGTCCGTCCCGCCCTTCCATATGCCCTGTCCTTCGCCGCCGGAGCCATGATCTACGTCGTGGTGGAGGAGCTCATCCCAGAGTCGCAGCGCCACGGAAACACAGACCTCGCCACGATGGGAGCCATGACGGGCTTTGCCGTCATGATGGTGATGGACGTCGCCCTCGGATGA
- a CDS encoding histidine phosphatase family protein yields the protein MNTLYLLRHADAEPGRSYDDDRDRPLTEEGYHDAGRLGQLLAATDQLPDGIVTSPAVRARQTAEALSERGQWQVEVPLRSSHALYQAQPADVLEEIQALSDERRAVLLVGHEPAWSTAVSQLLGSANVSLPPGTCVRIDTEAPSWREVRFGEGRLRWMLPPTLLR from the coding sequence ATGAATACACTTTATTTACTTCGACACGCCGATGCCGAGCCGGGCCGGTCGTACGACGATGATCGCGACCGCCCCCTTACAGAAGAGGGCTATCACGACGCAGGCCGATTGGGCCAACTGCTGGCCGCGACCGATCAGTTGCCCGATGGGATTGTCACCTCTCCCGCCGTACGGGCGCGTCAGACGGCGGAAGCCCTATCCGAGCGGGGCCAGTGGCAGGTCGAGGTGCCGCTTCGGTCCTCCCATGCGCTCTACCAGGCCCAGCCCGCCGATGTGCTGGAAGAGATCCAAGCCCTATCGGACGAGCGTCGCGCCGTACTGCTGGTGGGGCACGAACCGGCCTGGAGCACGGCCGTCAGCCAATTGCTAGGGTCGGCCAATGTCTCGCTTCCTCCCGGCACTTGTGTTCGGATTGATACTGAGGCCCCATCGTGGCGGGAGGTGCGGTTTGGGGAGGGGCGGCTACGGTGGATGCTGCCCCCCACTCTCTTGCGGTAG
- a CDS encoding dihydrodipicolinate synthase family protein: MSTPSLPNGVIAASLTPLDTAGQPDGAALASHVQTLLDEGCDAALLFGTTGEGLSFTVEERRRALDAVLDAGVSPHQLLVGTGALPLPDAAELTAHATEHGVGGVLVLPPFHFTDVTDDGLARTYEGLIDAVGNDDLRLYFYHYPELTHVPIPFPVIERLREQYPDQIAGIKDSSGEWDHQDALCSSFPDLQVFAGSERHLTPLLRAGGAGCISATVNVTAPLAQQAVRDWENDAQVASAQSTLTELRTRLSQFPTIPAIKQLLAWRHDAPAWTQVRPPLAPLDEDETSRLQSLHASLWTEVEDALN, encoded by the coding sequence ATGTCGACTCCGTCACTCCCAAACGGCGTCATTGCTGCCAGCCTCACGCCCCTCGACACTGCAGGCCAACCGGACGGGGCGGCCCTCGCCTCGCACGTCCAAACGCTCTTAGACGAGGGCTGTGACGCCGCGCTTCTCTTCGGGACAACCGGCGAAGGCCTGTCTTTCACCGTAGAGGAGCGTCGGCGGGCGCTGGATGCCGTTCTGGACGCCGGGGTTTCGCCGCATCAGCTTCTCGTGGGCACCGGGGCGCTTCCGCTTCCCGACGCCGCAGAGCTCACGGCCCACGCAACCGAACACGGGGTGGGCGGGGTCCTGGTGCTGCCCCCCTTCCACTTTACCGACGTGACCGACGATGGGCTTGCCCGCACCTATGAAGGCCTCATCGACGCCGTCGGCAACGACGACCTTCGACTGTACTTCTACCATTACCCGGAGCTCACCCACGTCCCCATTCCGTTTCCCGTCATCGAGCGGCTGCGGGAACAGTATCCGGACCAGATTGCCGGCATCAAGGATTCGAGTGGCGAGTGGGACCACCAGGATGCCCTCTGCTCCTCCTTTCCGGACCTGCAGGTGTTTGCGGGCTCGGAGCGGCACCTGACCCCCCTGTTGCGGGCTGGGGGGGCGGGGTGTATCTCTGCCACCGTGAACGTCACGGCTCCGCTTGCTCAACAAGCCGTACGCGACTGGGAAAACGACGCACAGGTCGCCTCCGCTCAGTCAACGCTCACGGAACTCCGAACGCGCCTGTCGCAGTTTCCTACGATTCCTGCCATCAAGCAACTCCTCGCCTGGCGCCACGACGCCCCGGCCTGGACACAGGTGCGACCGCCCCTTGCTCCGCTGGACGAGGACGAAACCTCACGTCTGCAGTCCCTCCATGCATCGCTTTGGACGGAGGTCGAAGACGCACTCAACTAG